One genomic region from Chelmon rostratus isolate fCheRos1 chromosome 11, fCheRos1.pri, whole genome shotgun sequence encodes:
- the cnrip1b gene encoding CB1 cannabinoid receptor-interacting protein 1b, translating into MADVPQIVKIGISLKMLPNNAAVHFKSDGARFGQTRTIKLLTGSKYKIEVVVKPGAVEATSMSVGGVTFPLEQQSKDPQSVVYTGQYDTEGVAHTKSGERQPVQINIQFTEAGMFETVWQVKYYNYNKRDHCQWGNSFNSIEYECKPNDTRTLMWVNKEMFV; encoded by the exons ATGGCCGACGTCCCCCAGATCGTCAAAATTGGGATTTCCTTGAAAATGCTCCCCAACAACGCCGCCGTGCACTTCAAGTCCGACGGCGCCAGGTTCGGACAGACAAGGACCATCAAGCTGCTGACCGGCTCCAAGTACAAAATCGAGGTGGTCGTCAAACCGGGAGCGGTCGAGGCCAC GTCGATGAGTGTGGGTGGGGTGACCTTCCCCCTGGAGCAGCAGTCTAAAGACCCGCAGTCGGTGGTCTACACCGGCCAGTACGACACAGAAGGGGTGGCACACACCAAGAGTGGAGAGAGGCAGCCAGTTCAAATCAACATACAG TTCACAGAGGCGGGAATGTTTGAGACGGTGTGGCAGGTGAAGTACTACAACTACAACAAGAGGGACCACTGCCAGTGGGGAAACAGCTTCAACAGCATCGAGTACGAATGCAAACCCAACGACACGCGCACGCTCATGTGGGTCAACAAGGAGATGTTTGTCTGA